The following proteins are co-located in the Shouchella hunanensis genome:
- a CDS encoding lmo0937 family membrane protein, with translation MLWTILGIILAVWLVGLVLDVAGGFINLLLIVALIVLIIQLVKGRK, from the coding sequence ATGCTTTGGACCATTCTTGGTATTATCCTTGCTGTCTGGCTCGTCGGACTTGTGCTTGATGTTGCTGGCGGCTTTATTAATTTACTTCTGATTGTTGCATTAATTGTATTAATCATTCAGCTTGTGAAAGGTCGAAAATAA
- a CDS encoding stage II sporulation protein P, with the protein MHKWLITSLLIMPLFLGGEREPGDSIEVDWTSSILEVDYRVGEEQLSKAYSTLATKEGSQARILIEIDTASAYGEELLLLAEELHLELEEMEPGLSRGIIAKADSSLQQRHVKLNIGGVDNTSEELENSLSLVKELIDQLEQ; encoded by the coding sequence GTGCACAAATGGTTGATAACGAGTCTGTTAATTATGCCTTTGTTTTTAGGCGGAGAACGTGAACCTGGAGACAGCATAGAAGTAGATTGGACAAGCTCTATATTAGAAGTAGATTATCGAGTAGGAGAAGAACAGTTATCAAAAGCGTACTCTACTTTGGCTACGAAAGAAGGTAGCCAAGCGAGAATCCTTATTGAGATTGATACGGCTTCTGCGTATGGTGAAGAATTGCTTTTGTTGGCAGAAGAACTCCACTTGGAACTGGAAGAAATGGAACCCGGTTTAAGTCGAGGGATTATCGCTAAAGCCGATTCATCTCTACAGCAACGTCATGTGAAATTGAATATTGGGGGCGTTGATAACACAAGTGAAGAATTAGAGAACTCGTTGTCATTAGTGAAAGAACTAATCGATCAGCTCGAACAGTAG
- a CDS encoding NUDIX hydrolase, with product MEPKWLLWAKQIQGIAQSGRAFSKDPFDQERYNELLDLSADILATYGDVDTEVVKALFAKESGYQTPKVDVRGVIFQHGKILLVREKAEQKWSLPGGFCDVGLSAKENVEKEIFEEAGFRTKASKLLALYDMQKHGHPPQPFHYYKVFLQCDIMNGTASRGLETDQVMFFSKSELPELSTNRNTEEQILSMFAFMNEPNQPPYFD from the coding sequence ATGGAACCGAAATGGTTGTTATGGGCGAAACAAATCCAAGGGATTGCACAATCAGGAAGAGCTTTTTCAAAGGATCCGTTCGATCAAGAACGATACAATGAATTACTTGATTTAAGTGCAGACATTCTAGCTACTTATGGAGATGTAGATACAGAGGTGGTTAAGGCGTTATTTGCTAAAGAATCGGGTTATCAGACCCCAAAAGTGGATGTTCGTGGCGTTATCTTTCAACATGGAAAAATCTTGTTAGTGCGTGAAAAAGCAGAACAAAAGTGGTCATTACCTGGAGGTTTTTGTGATGTGGGACTGTCGGCAAAGGAAAATGTCGAGAAAGAGATTTTTGAAGAAGCAGGGTTTCGTACGAAGGCAAGCAAGCTTTTAGCGCTTTATGATATGCAAAAGCATGGACATCCTCCCCAGCCCTTTCACTATTATAAAGTGTTCTTACAATGCGACATTATGAACGGAACTGCTTCAAGAGGTCTTGAAACCGATCAAGTGATGTTTTTTTCTAAGAGCGAGTTGCCTGAACTATCAACGAATCGGAATACAGAAGAACAGATTTTGTCTATGTTTGCTTTTATGAATGAGCCAAATCAACCTCCGTATTTTGATTAA
- a CDS encoding M23 family metallopeptidase, translating to MKKTVNVTPSHFIENLQLKDYRSIYQQLSADYQAELSYEALEAICEEVMENNPTFELVSKMTLQEFVEHQWLAREERLGIRAWFTEDGRIHLLHFMPVNMNANSDNVVTANTYQFPFKGEWLTFWGGQNEIVNYHYPIESQRYAYDFVVNRNGFTFDGSPDQNENYYAFGKEVFAPYKGTVATVVSNQKDVTPGTMTNETEPFGNYVILAHEQDEYSLICHLKENSITVREGDVVEQGALLGQCGNSGHTSEPHIHFHVMNGLDPYRAASIRIKSEKEPVRGTFVCV from the coding sequence ATGAAAAAAACGGTCAATGTGACACCCTCGCATTTCATAGAGAACTTACAACTGAAAGACTATCGTTCTATTTATCAGCAATTAAGTGCGGATTACCAAGCAGAACTAAGCTATGAAGCGCTTGAAGCTATTTGCGAAGAGGTTATGGAGAATAATCCCACGTTCGAATTGGTTTCTAAGATGACTTTACAGGAGTTTGTGGAACACCAATGGTTGGCGAGAGAAGAACGACTTGGCATTCGCGCTTGGTTTACAGAAGATGGACGTATTCATCTCCTTCATTTTATGCCCGTAAACATGAATGCTAACAGCGACAATGTTGTTACAGCGAACACCTATCAATTTCCTTTTAAAGGAGAATGGCTGACATTTTGGGGTGGACAAAATGAAATCGTCAATTACCATTACCCAATTGAATCACAGCGTTATGCGTATGATTTTGTCGTTAACCGTAATGGCTTTACATTCGATGGTTCACCTGATCAAAATGAAAACTATTATGCGTTTGGCAAAGAAGTATTTGCACCTTATAAAGGAACGGTTGCAACCGTTGTATCGAATCAAAAGGATGTGACGCCGGGGACGATGACAAACGAAACAGAACCGTTTGGAAACTATGTGATTCTAGCCCATGAGCAGGATGAATACAGCCTCATTTGTCATTTAAAAGAAAATAGCATAACCGTAAGAGAAGGAGATGTAGTAGAGCAAGGGGCTTTACTTGGACAATGTGGCAATTCTGGTCATACTTCTGAACCTCATATCCATTTTCATGTGATGAATGGTCTTGACCCGTATCGTGCGGCATCTATTCGAATAAAAAGCGAAAAGGAACCTGTAAGAGGTACGTTCGTTTGCGTGTAG
- a CDS encoding S9 family peptidase, which produces MIPFKKPDVRAFLKTYSIKTFAVSPDTKTIVFQADFTGAPELWALEIEKGFPYQLTTIGQSVYDLRFSKDGSYILASFDYDGDEKPQIYALPLKGGELTPVRTLPGTHFFVHAQSEDGKRLYYTSDESNKTYFDICAYDIETEQERTLLKGDDARLYLSALSEDEQVFTYAKFYSNTSIVGYLWKNGESEPLIPGADNEHVTGDSTLGKDGTVYFSTNAGEEFSYLARYNRKSKTFEKVFQLDQESIKSVLLSKDESSLYVVASAGVQDKCYSFDIETGTSNEVSLPVTIVEKLTMTNSGELIVLGSTPTKPKNIYRYMQSEWMQLTDVRIMGLEEEQLSEPEVIRYPSYDGLEIEALLYQPHKENKNGYTVLLPHGGPQWADVLSYDAQAQILAYEGYQVFSPNYRGSTRYGASFTKLVEGDWGEGPRLDILEGLDYLESKDQLQSDKVIVLGGSYGGYMTLLLHGRHPERFKAAVDICGVSNLFSFIETVPESWKPIMDRWVGHPERDKDRLVKDSPITYLEKMTKPMLVVQGANDPRVVKEESDQIVEALQKQGTEIEYLVFDDEGHGFTKIENRISLYETVIRFLKEHLHV; this is translated from the coding sequence ATGATACCATTTAAAAAGCCAGACGTACGTGCATTTCTAAAAACGTATTCCATTAAAACATTTGCGGTTAGTCCTGATACGAAAACCATTGTCTTTCAAGCTGATTTCACAGGAGCGCCAGAACTATGGGCGCTGGAAATAGAGAAAGGGTTTCCATACCAATTGACAACGATTGGTCAAAGTGTGTACGATCTACGCTTTAGTAAGGACGGTAGCTACATCCTTGCCAGTTTTGATTATGACGGTGATGAAAAACCACAAATCTATGCACTGCCTTTAAAAGGTGGGGAACTTACGCCAGTCCGAACCCTTCCAGGCACACATTTTTTTGTTCATGCCCAGTCCGAAGATGGAAAACGATTGTATTACACATCTGATGAGTCGAACAAAACGTATTTTGATATTTGTGCGTACGACATTGAAACAGAACAAGAGCGTACGTTGTTAAAAGGAGACGATGCAAGACTTTATCTATCGGCTTTGAGTGAAGATGAACAGGTATTTACATACGCTAAATTTTACAGCAATACATCGATTGTTGGGTACTTATGGAAAAATGGAGAAAGTGAGCCATTGATTCCTGGTGCTGATAATGAGCATGTGACAGGGGATAGTACGTTAGGAAAAGATGGAACCGTTTATTTCTCAACGAATGCAGGAGAAGAGTTTAGCTATCTTGCTCGGTACAACCGAAAGTCAAAGACATTCGAAAAAGTGTTCCAACTCGATCAAGAATCGATAAAAAGCGTACTTCTATCAAAGGATGAATCTAGCTTATACGTCGTGGCTTCAGCGGGTGTACAAGATAAATGTTATTCTTTTGACATTGAAACAGGTACCTCTAATGAGGTTTCATTGCCCGTCACTATTGTGGAAAAGCTGACAATGACAAATTCAGGAGAACTCATTGTGCTCGGTTCAACACCGACTAAACCGAAAAATATCTATCGATACATGCAAAGCGAATGGATGCAGCTAACAGATGTACGGATTATGGGCTTAGAGGAAGAGCAATTAAGTGAGCCTGAAGTCATTCGCTATCCCTCATACGATGGTTTAGAAATTGAAGCGCTTCTATATCAACCACACAAAGAAAATAAGAATGGCTATACGGTGTTGCTTCCACACGGAGGGCCTCAATGGGCAGACGTATTAAGCTATGATGCACAGGCTCAAATTCTTGCTTATGAAGGCTACCAAGTATTCTCGCCAAACTATCGAGGATCGACTCGTTATGGAGCGAGCTTTACGAAGCTAGTAGAGGGGGACTGGGGAGAGGGTCCACGTCTTGATATCCTTGAGGGATTAGATTATTTAGAATCAAAGGACCAACTACAATCAGACAAGGTTATCGTCTTAGGTGGGAGTTACGGTGGATACATGACTTTATTGCTTCATGGACGCCATCCAGAACGGTTTAAAGCAGCAGTGGATATTTGTGGGGTTTCCAATTTATTTAGCTTTATTGAAACGGTACCTGAATCGTGGAAACCAATCATGGATCGTTGGGTTGGTCATCCAGAGCGAGATAAGGACCGTTTGGTAAAAGATTCACCTATTACCTATCTGGAGAAAATGACAAAACCTATGCTCGTTGTGCAAGGTGCAAACGATCCTAGAGTAGTGAAGGAAGAATCAGATCAAATTGTAGAGGCACTTCAAAAACAAGGTACCGAAATTGAATACTTGGTATTTGATGATGAAGGGCATGGATTTACGAAAATAGAAAATCGCATTTCCCTCTATGAGACGGTAATTCGGTTTTTAAAGGAACATCTTCACGTATGA
- a CDS encoding MFS transporter, which translates to MKSWKQPALLLTTTGLSSIGDFIYLIVMNILVFQLTGSAVAVAGFWIISPLVNIVTKFWTGSFIDYRSKRQIMMATYIIRAVGIAFIPFAPTMFAIYAILVGLSVGQSFFFPASITYTTMLVPVEKRKRFNAIRSFVSSSAFIIGPAIGGALILLFSTSVTLWINACLFLLATVLLACLPEERKGDIHTKPPRLTLALIKSDVMVVFSFVKKQSYIMGMYIAFQVTFLFSFPMDVQEVVFIQNAVGLSELDYSLLVSITGIGACGSAVLLSVFANRFSLRWMIASGMVFTTLGYVIYAVSWSFTSIAIGFVILGFFNVIVNAGMTTFYQNHVPVTMMGRVTSMIQLGQSIGQIFLVIVTGITIDILSLRTTIVVLSLSMAFVAIGFAIQVLRKKHQRYFVEQEAE; encoded by the coding sequence ATGAAGAGCTGGAAGCAACCAGCTCTTCTTTTAACGACAACGGGGCTTTCTTCTATTGGTGACTTTATTTATTTAATTGTTATGAACATCCTTGTGTTTCAATTAACCGGTTCAGCAGTGGCGGTTGCTGGATTCTGGATTATATCCCCTCTTGTAAACATAGTAACGAAATTTTGGACAGGTAGCTTTATTGATTATAGGAGCAAACGACAGATTATGATGGCAACGTACATCATTCGGGCAGTTGGCATAGCGTTTATTCCTTTTGCACCAACTATGTTTGCTATCTATGCCATCCTAGTAGGGTTAAGTGTCGGTCAATCGTTCTTTTTTCCTGCTTCAATAACCTATACGACGATGCTTGTTCCAGTGGAAAAACGAAAGCGCTTTAATGCGATACGCTCATTTGTATCGTCAAGTGCGTTTATTATTGGACCAGCAATTGGCGGGGCACTTATTCTTTTATTTTCTACTTCTGTAACACTGTGGATAAATGCGTGTTTGTTTTTACTTGCAACCGTTCTGTTAGCCTGTTTACCAGAAGAGAGGAAGGGAGACATACACACGAAGCCACCCCGATTAACGTTAGCGTTAATTAAGTCAGATGTAATGGTAGTGTTTTCGTTTGTGAAAAAACAATCCTATATAATGGGAATGTATATCGCCTTTCAAGTGACGTTTTTGTTTAGTTTTCCGATGGATGTTCAAGAAGTCGTGTTTATTCAAAATGCCGTTGGGTTGTCTGAACTGGATTATAGCTTGCTTGTTAGTATAACAGGCATTGGCGCATGCGGATCGGCTGTCTTGCTGTCTGTATTTGCAAACCGGTTCTCGCTACGATGGATGATCGCAAGTGGCATGGTCTTTACGACACTGGGGTATGTCATCTATGCCGTATCGTGGTCGTTTACTTCCATCGCTATAGGTTTTGTCATTTTAGGGTTTTTTAATGTCATTGTAAATGCAGGAATGACAACCTTTTATCAAAATCATGTTCCTGTCACGATGATGGGGCGAGTCACAAGTATGATTCAACTTGGACAAAGTATCGGTCAAATTTTTCTCGTAATCGTAACGGGGATAACCATTGATATTCTTTCACTTCGTACAACGATTGTTGTGCTCTCTTTATCAATGGCATTTGTTGCGATAGGTTTTGCTATTCAAGTTCTTCGAAAGAAGCATCAACGCTATTTTGTTGAACAGGAAGCGGAATAG
- the gdhA gene encoding NADP-specific glutamate dehydrogenase, with protein MTTIKKQDAKAYVDQVIDQVKEKNQSQPEFYQAVQEVAKSLIPLFEQSPHYMDYAILERMVEPDRLISFRVAWTDDDGKIHVNRGYRVQFNNAIGPYKGGLRFDPSVNESVVKFLGFDQIFKNALTDQAIGGGKGGADFDPKGKSDMEIMRFTQSFMNELSKYIGPNVDVPAGDIGVGGREIDYMVGQYKRLRGAFEKGAFTGKGIEVGGSLMRTESTGYGAVYFAEEMLKDEQDKLEGKRIIVSGAGKVSLYAMEKAVDLGAVVVACSDSSGYIYKEEGLDVKTIKQVKEQERKPISAYLDHDQDATYNEEDRMWNLSCDLAFPCATQNELDEDDAKALVQNGVIAVIEGANMPCTEKAITYFQKHTIKFGPGKAANAGGVAVSALEMAQNSSRVYWSFEEIDNMLQEIMASIYEKSATAAKEFDLEGDFIAGANIAAFRKVADVMVAQGII; from the coding sequence ATGACTACAATAAAAAAGCAAGATGCCAAAGCATATGTTGACCAGGTTATTGATCAAGTGAAAGAAAAAAATCAGAGTCAGCCTGAATTTTATCAAGCGGTGCAAGAAGTAGCGAAGTCTCTTATTCCATTGTTCGAGCAATCACCTCACTATATGGATTATGCCATTTTAGAACGAATGGTGGAACCAGACAGACTGATATCATTTCGGGTGGCGTGGACGGATGACGATGGAAAGATTCACGTAAACCGTGGCTATCGCGTTCAGTTCAACAATGCGATCGGTCCCTATAAGGGCGGTCTACGCTTTGATCCATCCGTAAATGAAAGTGTTGTGAAGTTTCTTGGATTCGATCAAATTTTTAAAAATGCGTTAACCGATCAAGCAATTGGTGGTGGAAAAGGTGGGGCAGACTTTGATCCAAAAGGGAAATCTGATATGGAAATTATGCGCTTCACACAGAGTTTTATGAACGAGTTGTCCAAGTATATTGGACCAAACGTGGATGTTCCTGCTGGAGATATTGGGGTGGGAGGACGTGAGATTGATTATATGGTCGGTCAATACAAGCGACTACGTGGTGCCTTTGAAAAAGGAGCTTTCACAGGTAAAGGAATAGAGGTAGGCGGGAGTTTAATGCGTACCGAATCTACAGGATATGGTGCGGTTTACTTTGCTGAAGAGATGCTGAAAGATGAACAGGACAAGCTAGAAGGAAAGCGCATCATCGTCTCTGGGGCTGGTAAAGTCTCTTTATATGCAATGGAAAAGGCAGTTGACTTAGGGGCAGTTGTTGTAGCTTGCAGTGATTCAAGCGGGTATATTTATAAGGAAGAAGGATTAGATGTTAAAACGATTAAGCAAGTAAAAGAGCAAGAGCGCAAGCCCATTTCGGCTTATCTTGATCATGATCAAGATGCAACCTATAACGAGGAAGACCGTATGTGGAACCTGTCCTGTGACCTTGCTTTTCCTTGTGCCACTCAAAATGAATTAGATGAAGACGATGCAAAAGCTCTTGTTCAGAATGGCGTCATAGCTGTGATAGAGGGTGCGAATATGCCTTGTACAGAAAAAGCCATTACGTATTTTCAGAAACACACGATTAAATTCGGTCCTGGTAAAGCAGCGAATGCTGGTGGCGTGGCGGTTTCCGCTTTAGAAATGGCGCAAAACAGTTCAAGAGTTTATTGGTCTTTCGAAGAGATTGATAACATGTTACAAGAGATTATGGCAAGTATTTATGAGAAAAGTGCTACTGCTGCAAAGGAATTTGACTTAGAAGGAGATTTCATAGCTGGTGCAAATATTGCCGCATTTAGAAAAGTCGCTGATGTGATGGTCGCCCAAGGAATTATCTAA
- a CDS encoding dihydrofolate reductase family protein, which yields MTKRKVILFIATSLDGYIATKEEKLDWLFAVEGEGDNGFSNFYQTVDTVVMGRKTFDWIKNEMDEYPYQDKESYVFTRSKTLAHSHAQFTNEKVKTFLTTLKQQEGEAIWLVGGGDLLKTCLEEKLVDEIIVTVAPKMIGEGIALFQEGDYHVNLNLLGVQTFNQFVELHYKVEKEA from the coding sequence GTGACTAAACGGAAGGTAATTTTGTTTATTGCGACAAGTTTGGATGGGTATATAGCGACAAAAGAAGAGAAGCTAGATTGGTTATTTGCAGTAGAAGGAGAAGGTGATAATGGTTTTTCGAATTTTTACCAAACTGTAGACACTGTTGTGATGGGGCGTAAAACGTTTGATTGGATAAAGAACGAGATGGACGAATACCCTTATCAAGATAAAGAAAGCTATGTATTTACTCGTTCGAAAACTCTCGCGCATTCGCATGCTCAGTTTACAAACGAGAAAGTCAAAACGTTTTTAACGACATTGAAGCAACAAGAAGGGGAGGCCATTTGGCTAGTAGGGGGAGGCGATCTGCTTAAGACTTGCTTAGAAGAAAAATTAGTGGATGAAATCATTGTCACTGTTGCGCCAAAAATGATTGGAGAAGGGATAGCGTTGTTTCAAGAAGGGGACTATCATGTGAATTTGAACTTGTTAGGAGTGCAGACCTTTAATCAATTTGTTGAATTGCATTATAAAGTAGAGAAAGAAGCGTAA
- a CDS encoding phenylacetate--CoA ligase family protein: MGIQPRDIQTISDVTKRPFTTKQDLRHHYPLGLLAVPREKMARIHASSGTSGKPTIVAYTQNDLNHWAVMTARAIVAAGGRKTDFIHNAYGLFTGGLGLHGGIEALGASAIPASGGHTARQILLLKGLKPDGICATPSYMINLVENMKNLGIDPASIGLKYGIFGAEPSLLKWNVCSLN, encoded by the coding sequence ATGGGCATTCAACCTCGAGACATTCAAACCATCTCAGACGTAACGAAACGACCATTCACAACTAAGCAAGATTTACGACATCATTACCCATTAGGCTTACTAGCTGTTCCAAGAGAGAAAATGGCACGTATTCATGCTTCATCAGGCACAAGTGGAAAACCGACCATTGTAGCGTATACACAAAACGATCTAAACCACTGGGCTGTAATGACTGCTAGAGCAATTGTCGCAGCAGGTGGGAGGAAAACTGATTTTATACATAACGCTTATGGTTTATTTACCGGAGGATTAGGCTTACACGGAGGGATTGAAGCCCTAGGTGCTTCTGCAATTCCGGCTTCAGGAGGTCATACAGCACGGCAGATTTTATTGTTAAAAGGTTTAAAGCCAGACGGAATTTGTGCCACGCCGTCCTACATGATTAACTTGGTCGAGAACATGAAGAATTTAGGAATTGATCCAGCCTCAATTGGTTTAAAATACGGAATATTCGGTGCTGAGCCTTCCCTTCTGAAATGGAACGTGTGCTCA